AAACCAGAATAAAATAAGGGGAAATATCCCAATAGAGGCAGAAAAACAGGATGAGATGAAAGTAAATAGCTTATCCTTTTTTATTGTAAGTTTTGGTGTAAGATAGACAAGGGAAAGACAGGCGACAAAAGAGAGTTGAAATCCAATATCATAAATCTCAAAAGGGTTTTTAAGCAGGAGGATAAAACAAGCTATGGCAAGGGTATTATAAAGATTCCCCTCCCTTTCAAATACAATTATGGAAATGAAGACACATGTCATAATAAAAGAGCGAAGGGTTGGAAGAGAAGAACCTGTTACTAGACAAAATAAAAAGAGAAATGGTAAGGTGAGAATAAATTTATATGGCCTTTTTACCCCTGGTCTTTCAAATACAATAACAAGAAAACCAAAAAGCAATGCAAGATGAAGCCCTGAAACAGAAAGGATATGGATTGTTCCTGTATCGGCAAATGCCCTGTTTATTTCATTAGAAATTCCCGATCTTTCTCCCAGGATAATCCCCAAAAGAAAACCCCTTTCGCTTTCAGGAAGCAAAGAGAGAATCTTCTCTGCCCTTGTTTTAATACGAGAGGCAAATAATAAAAAAGGGTTTATCTCTCCCTTGCCAAGTAATATAACATCATCTGCCCATACACAGGCATAAATTCCCCTTCTTGCCAGCACCTTCTTTTTGTTATACCTTCCTGGATTCTTATATTCCTTTGGCTCTTTTATCTTTGCCGAAGGAATAAGAAGCTTGTCCCCCAAAGAAAAACTGGACTCTTGTGTGCTTACAGAAAGAAGACCAGATGCCCTTTTGCCATTAAATTCCTCTATCCTTACCACAATATATGTTCTCTCTGGATGCCTTATAGGATAAGAAACGACTACACCTACAATATTGCCCCTTTCTCCAATATGATTTGCAATATTAGAGGGGCCTTTATATGAATGAAAAGAACAAGAAAATGAGCCAAAAGTAAGGATTGAAAAATAAAGAAAAACAAGGGAGGCTTTTTTCTTTAGAAAAAACAAAATAAAGAA
This sequence is a window from bacterium. Protein-coding genes within it:
- a CDS encoding ComEC/Rec2 family competence protein, yielding MSRRPFLPIVLLYILGILINLPYSDFFLIVSIPGFFILFFLKKKASLVFLYFSILTFGSFSCSFHSYKGPSNIANHIGERGNIVGVVVSYPIRHPERTYIVVRIEEFNGKRASGLLSVSTQESSFSLGDKLLIPSAKIKEPKEYKNPGRYNKKKVLARRGIYACVWADDVILLGKGEINPFLLFASRIKTRAEKILSLLPESERGFLLGIILGERSGISNEINRAFADTGTIHILSVSGLHLALLFGFLVIVFERPGVKRPYKFILTLPFLFLFCLVTGSSLPTLRSFIMTCVFISIIVFEREGNLYNTLAIACFILLLKNPFEIYDIGFQLSFVACLSLVYLTPKLTIKKDKLFTFISSCFSASIGIFPLILFWF